DNA from Leptospira brenneri:
TACGTAGATCCTAAAAAAACTATCAGAGAACTTTTTCCAATTTTTCATGAACAGAGTGAAAATAAATGGATTTTAGAAAATGAAGATACTAAATTACAAATTGAAAAAAATCTTAAATTTTATAAATTCAAAGTAATTAAAGACAATCGCAATATTTTTCAATTCCTAAACAATAAAGAATTTAATTTAGAAATTAATAAAATCTAATAATCTTAAACTGCGCATAACAGCGACTTAACGCTTCGCCGCGGGACTTACGCCCTTGCTCGGTCTGCGACACATTCCTCTCTGGAACTTCTCTTGCCTCCGCAAGCGTCGTTCCAGTCCCTAACGTCCCTTCTAGGGACTCAGGGCCGAGGAACGTCGTTAAGTCTAGTTCGTTATACGCAATTGTTTTAAAAATTTTATGAAAATCAAATATCTCAATATAATCATTACGTTCTTATTATTCTCTGTTGAGATTAACTCAGTCTCAGGAAATGAGAGAAAACAAGAAGGAATAGGTATTTTGATTGAAAAGCATGACGATTACCTTGGCGAAAAATTGCACTTTCCGGAAAATTCATCAATAGATGTTTACAATTCAAAACATAAAATTATCGGGAAAATAAATTCTATAAAATTTAGACCAATTCTGAATATAAATAATCAAAAAAGTTTCATCAACACCGAAATGATTGCCTACGATGGCATTGCTATAATCTTCTATCTTAATAATGAGAATTTTTATGAAATAAAAGCTGAGAACATAAATTATTCAATTTGGGTCAAAAATTCTGATTTAGCAAAAATCGGACTAGAACCTTACTTATGGATTAACTTCTTTAAGAAGTTTCAAAAACATCTCTATCCACTAACTCCATTAAACTTAAGATCAGCTCCCCAAAATACTGGGGACAAAATTGCATTAGTAAAAGATGAAAGATTTGAAATTATTTTAACTGGAAAAATTAAAAATAATTGGGCACAAGCAAATATAAGAGAATATGTTAACAATGAACAGGATTGTGGATTAAATCCCAAAGTTTTGAAAGAATATACTGGATGGATAAAGATAATTGATGACAATGGGACTCCTAACGTCTGGTTTTATCCAAAAGGATGCTAAAAAAGCAACAAGAGAATTTCTATAATTTAACTCAGTTACACAATTAAAATTTCTAAAGAGCTCAAGCATACCAATCAGTAGAAATCTATAAAAAACAACTGCGTATAACAGCGACTTAACGCTTCGCTTCGGGACAAGCCCTCGCTCGGTCTGCGACACATTCCTCTCTGGAACTTCTCTTGCCTCCGCAAGCGTCGTTCCAGTCCCTAACGTCCCCTTCAGGGACTCAGGGCCGAGGAACGTCGTTAAGTCTAGTTCGTTAGTCGACATAGCTCAAATAACAATCTTAAGAAAATATGATTGAACTACAAAAAGATACCAAGGAATTAATTTTCAATTTCTTAGTAGGAAATATTTCCTTACTGGAGTTTGAAATCTTTCTTTCTGCATCAAAAGAAATAGAATCTAATTTTCAACACGATGACTATATTGAATTACTTTCATTAAACTATAATAAAAGAGAAAACAAATATGAGGCATCTAAATTAATCGAAAGAAATATCGATTTGTCTGAATATGAAGCTTGGAAATTAAACGAAATCTTAAATAATATTATTCATAAGGGAGATAATTACCCAAAATCAATCGCTTCGCTATATGATTTATATTGTAAGGGTTATAATTTTTTAGCAATTCTCGGATTAAGTTTTGGTCTTCAATTATTATGTCCGAGAGAATATAATTACGAAAAAAATTTAGCTGAGCTTAGCAAGGAAGAACAGGAATCCTTAGCAAATTCCTTATATCCAGAAATAATTTACCACGCACAGCTAATTCAAGATTTTATTAGCAATAAAAAATTAATTCTTCTGGGATTATCGGATGAAGATAATCATTATGAATATTTCGACTATAGAAATTCGGAAGAAAGAGCAAGAACAGAATTTGGGAAAATAGAAGCAAAGAAGAGATGGTGGCAATTTTGGAAATAGAAATTGATTTTCTAATTTTCACTACGTCGACTAACTACGCCTTATCGCTGCGCTTCGGCACTTGCGGCCTCGCTTGGTCTGCGACACATTGTCCTCCGTCACGCTTCTCGCTCCGCAAGAAGTCGCGCCGACGCTAACGCCTCTTTCAGAGGCTCAGCTACGGACAACGTCGATAAGCCTAGTTCGTTATGCGCAAGTCCCTAAAATCTATTAAAATATAAAAATATATGAACAAAAAGAAATTCACATTCTTAATTCTAGTATTTCCTACTTTTTTATACTCTGAACCGATGATTTTTGGCGGGAACAATCTTGGATCCGATCAAATGGTTTTGGAAATTGAAAATTCAAATGCTAAGTATTATTTTGATGGTGAAGGAGATGGATGCGAAGGATTTAACGCTAAATCTTCTCAAAATGGCGATAATTTCATTTTTACGAATGTAAAATCAAACTGTAATGAAAAGAAACTGAATGATTTCCAATGTTTAAATGAAAAAGATGATAAGTCCTTATTCTTCACAAATTATTTAAAATGTGATAACAAACTAATCTTATATAATAAAAACAAAGCGGTAGAAGAAAATCTAAACAGAAACTACAATGGTTTTGATGTAATTACTTTAGGACTAAAGAATGGAATTGCAACATCTAACTTAAAATTGAGAGAAAAACCAGATTCACAATCTAGAACCTTTACCTGCTATTTTACTCATATTGACGATGATAAGGTTAGAGAAAAAGATATAAATTTTATCCCTAAAAATGTTCAACTTACTATTATTGCCAAAACACTAAATGATTTCACTGTTGGAGGAAAAACAAATTTTTGGTATCTCGTATTTCCTTCATCTGATTCTTATAATGGATGTTTATTAAAAAACTCCAAGCAGAAAGAAGGATGGGTTTTTGGAGAATACATTAAATTTGATAAATAGGGACCAGCGCATAACAGCGACTTAACGCTTCGCTTCGGGACTAGCCCTCGCTCGGCCTACGGCAAATTCCCTTCCGTCACGCTTCTTGCTACTGCAAGAAGTCGCGCCGACGCCAACGCCTCCTTCTGAGGCTCGGCTACAGGAAACTTCGGGAAGGCTCAATCGTTATGCGAACATGCGGAAGCATTTATTCTAAAATCAGAGGTTTAAATGGAACTCTTTCAAACTTACAGCAAAGAAATAATATCTCTTATCATTCCTTTCCTAACATGGATACTAAATAGCTTTTTTAAAGCAAAAGTTAACTTACAATTAAGTAGTCCACATACTTTCACATTCTTAATTCCGGAACCATTGTATGATCAAACTGGAAATCAAATAAAAAATGCTCAAACTGTTGAAACAAGAAGTCATTTTCTAATTAATGCAGGAAGAGAAACTGCAACTAAAGTCGAATTAGTTTTTAATTGGAAACCTCCTTTTATTAACATTTGGCCTTCCCGTCATTTTACAGAATTTACTGAATCAGATAGTCGATATATCATGATCTTCGAAAGCTTGGCACCCAATGAGCATTTACAATGTGAATTATTCTCAATAAATTTAGAATTACCCGATTTAATTACAGTACGAAGCGACCAATGTATTGCAAAATTCGTTGAAGTTGTCCCACAAGAGGTATTTCCACCCTGGCAAATTGTGGTAGCAAGAATACTATTGTTCTTGGGATCAGTTTTCTCAATATACTTACTAATTTTAATTTTACAGTTCCTGGTCTTAAAAACACCCTTTTGGTATTTTAAATAATTCCGCACGTCGCATAACAGCAACTTAACGCTTCGCCTCGGGACTTACGCCCTCGCTCGGTCTGCGACACATTCCTCTCTGGAACTCCCCTTGCCTACGCAAGCGTCGTTCCAGCCCCTAACGTCCCTTTCAGGGACTCAGGGTCGAGGAACGTCGTTAAGTCTAGTTCGTTATACGAAATAAACCAAATCAAATTTTCTATGAAAAAAATATTAGCATTATGCTGGATAATTTGTCTCTCTTTAACATGCTTATCAAGAACAGCTACAAGACTGGAGGAAAAGCCACTAAAAACTTTTGAAAGCAATTTTTCAAATTTCACAGTTAAAATAAACAATAGAAAGGATTCGAGAATATATATTGATTTATATATTCAGGACGTCGAATCATTCGAAAAAAATAATACCCAGTTCCTCCCTATTTACTATTTTAGCGAGTCATTTAAATCTGATAAAATCGATTTTGCTGTTCCAAATGGAAAATATATCGGATTTCTATCAATAACGTTGCTAGATAACGCTTTTTTTAATAGAACCATTACAGGCTATCATACGGTATATTTTGGGATTAACAAGGATCATAAGAAAGCCAATTACTCAGGTGATAAGTGCTCACAATTGAAAAAATATGATTATGATTTCGATAGAATTACAAAAAATACTCACTGTTCCGAAATTGAAATAACCAAAAAGGAAACAATTTTAGAATTTTCCATTAGTGAAAACGATGAGATTAATTCCTTACGAACACTACTATTACTTTGGCCAAGTTTTTCATATGCTGCCCTGCAAGGTCCTCAACAATATCCTTATGCTGTATTTTTAATCATGCAAGGATTTTTTGGATTTACGGCCCGAGACACTTTAATCAATTTCGATAATTTTGATAGTTTTTAAACTTTGATAATTGTAACCTTTCTTACTTATATCTGAAACCTTTAATAGAATTAATCTTATCATTCAAAATCTTCTATACGTGGTTTACTTCGTATAACTTCCGCTAACCACTTCGCTTCGGGACTTCGCCCTCGCTTGGGCTGCGCCAAATTGTCCTTCTGTCACTCGTTTGCATCTGCAAACTGCGTGCCAGTCCCTAACGTCCCATTCGGGACTCAGGGTCGGACAACTTCAGTAAGCCTAGTTCGTTATGCGCAATGCCTAACAAAAACATTCAATATAAATGAGTAAAAAATGATAATAACTATAAAAAATTGTAATAATATTGATTTCGGTTCGATTACTATTGATGAAAATAAATTGAATATCAAATTTGCTCCAAACGGAACAGGAAAGAGTTCCATATCAAATGCCATTGTATATTATGCCAATGGTGGCAAAGACCTTGAGAAATTAACTCCCTTCAAATTACTTGAAACTAATCCTGATGGAAAAAAACCGGAAGTTTCCTGCAATAAATCAATTAACACTATTATGTTATTCGATGAAAAATATCTTAATCAATTTATTTTTAAGGAATCCGAAATAATAGAAAATAGCTTTGATATATTTATTAAAAATGATAATTACAAGAGAATTGAGGAAGAAATCCAACAACTTACCTCAGAAATAAAAGACCTATTCTCTAACAATCCAGAATTGGTAAATCTAATTGCAACATTAAAAGAACTTGGGGATGCTTTTAAATTAACAAAGAGTGGAATTTCAAAAGCCTCAACAGGAATGAAGAGTCTCTCTGGTGGTAATAAAATTCATCATATTCCTGAAGGATTGGAGTCCTATAAATCTTTTATTCAATCCACAAATAGCGTAAGTTGGATAGATTGGCAAATTAAAGGAAATGAATATTCTGAAATTTCGGACGCTTGCCCGTTTTGTACATCTGAAATATCTGACAAAAAAGAACAAATTCAGAAAGTATCAATAGAATATGATAAAAACAACATAAAAAATCTATTAGGATTAATAAAAACTATAGAAAATCTCGGTATTTATTTCACTGAAGAAGCAAATAACGGGCTTAAAAAAATAATTGAATTGAAAAATGGCCTTGAACAAGAACACGAAAATTATCTTATCAATATAAAAAATCAAATTGATGATCTCATTATAAAACTAGAAAAACTTAAATCTTTTTCAGGTCATCACTTTAACGAATCGGACAACGTTGTAACTAAACTTCCAGATTACAAATTGGACCTGCAATTCTTCCCTGCTCTTGATTCGCGAAAAATGCGCGAATCAATTGAACCAATTAATGGCTCTATTGATTCTTTAATATCAAAAGGTGGTCTATTACAAGGTAAGATTAACATCCAACGACGAGAAATGCAGAGTCTTATACAAAGGTATATGAAGGAAATAAATGATTTTTTATCTTATGCAGGCTACCGATATATGGTTGAAACTTCTGGCGATGCAGAAAATACAAAATTAATTTTAAAACATCGTGACCATAAACAGTCTATTTCTGGAGGAAATCAACATCTAAGTTTTGGAGAGAGAAATGCATTTTCTATAGTTTTATTTATGTATGAAGTCTTATCTAAAAATCCGGATTTAATTATACTGGATGATCCAATTTCTTCCTTTGACAAAAATAAAAAATATGCTATTCTCGAAATGCTGTTTAGAAGAGACTCAGCTTTATGTCTGAAGAATAAAACCGTACTGATGCTTACTCACGATATTGAGCCAATCATTGATACAGTGAAATCTCTAGGTAGCAATTTTAACAACCACACAAAAACTGCGTTTTTGAAATTGAAAGATAATGTTATTATTGAGTTTCTTATCTCAAAATCGGACATCCAAACATTTCATCAAATTTGCAAACGTATAATTCATTCCCAATTAAATAATCTAATAAAACTAATTTATCTCAGAAGAATGTTTGAGATTTCTGATGAAAATAGTGATCAATATCAAGTTCTTTCGAATTTATTTAAATCAAGAAGCAAAGATACTTCTATTGATAAGCGAGAACCTAAAGATTCTAATGGAAATTATTCTATAATTAAGCCAGAAATTTTCGATTCAGGCTGTGAGGCTATCAAAGAATACCTACCTAATTTTTCATATTCAGATACGATAAATAAACTGTCTAACAATACAAGTTTATTAGAAATTTATAATTCCTGCCAATCAGGTTATGAAAAATTACAAATTTTTAGATTATTTAATATAGAAGTAGAAAATTCTGTAATTAAAAAATTCATGAATGAAACCTATCATATAGAAAACGAATTCATATGCCAGTTAGACCCATCAAAGTTTGATACGGTACCAGAATATGTTGTTCAAGAATGCGATAAAATGCTCGAAAATATCTAAGATAAAAGGAGAATTAGATGAAGGATATATTTTTTGAAGCTATTAACTCAAAAAAAGTAGTAAAAATTCGAATAAAATCCAATGAAAAAGGAATTATCGAACGGCTATGCATTCCATTTGATTTTGGAGAAAGCCGCCGATATAAGGACGGATTGGTCAGATTTCATTTCTATGATTTAGATAGTCCTGATGGAAAACATAATCTTTCCATATTACCAGAACAGCTTTTACACATTAAAATCACTGATACTAGTTTTGATCCTGCAGATTATGTAAAATGGGAGCCAAATTGGATTTATCCTAGAGACTGGGGATCGTTTTCATAACGGCACAGCGCATAACAGCGCCTTAACGCTTCGCTTCGGGTCAAGCCCTCGCTCGGTCTGCGACA
Protein-coding regions in this window:
- a CDS encoding SH3 domain-containing protein, with amino-acid sequence MNKKKFTFLILVFPTFLYSEPMIFGGNNLGSDQMVLEIENSNAKYYFDGEGDGCEGFNAKSSQNGDNFIFTNVKSNCNEKKLNDFQCLNEKDDKSLFFTNYLKCDNKLILYNKNKAVEENLNRNYNGFDVITLGLKNGIATSNLKLREKPDSQSRTFTCYFTHIDDDKVREKDINFIPKNVQLTIIAKTLNDFTVGGKTNFWYLVFPSSDSYNGCLLKNSKQKEGWVFGEYIKFDK
- a CDS encoding UvrD-helicase domain-containing protein, which produces MIITIKNCNNIDFGSITIDENKLNIKFAPNGTGKSSISNAIVYYANGGKDLEKLTPFKLLETNPDGKKPEVSCNKSINTIMLFDEKYLNQFIFKESEIIENSFDIFIKNDNYKRIEEEIQQLTSEIKDLFSNNPELVNLIATLKELGDAFKLTKSGISKASTGMKSLSGGNKIHHIPEGLESYKSFIQSTNSVSWIDWQIKGNEYSEISDACPFCTSEISDKKEQIQKVSIEYDKNNIKNLLGLIKTIENLGIYFTEEANNGLKKIIELKNGLEQEHENYLINIKNQIDDLIIKLEKLKSFSGHHFNESDNVVTKLPDYKLDLQFFPALDSRKMRESIEPINGSIDSLISKGGLLQGKINIQRREMQSLIQRYMKEINDFLSYAGYRYMVETSGDAENTKLILKHRDHKQSISGGNQHLSFGERNAFSIVLFMYEVLSKNPDLIILDDPISSFDKNKKYAILEMLFRRDSALCLKNKTVLMLTHDIEPIIDTVKSLGSNFNNHTKTAFLKLKDNVIIEFLISKSDIQTFHQICKRIIHSQLNNLIKLIYLRRMFEISDENSDQYQVLSNLFKSRSKDTSIDKREPKDSNGNYSIIKPEIFDSGCEAIKEYLPNFSYSDTINKLSNNTSLLEIYNSCQSGYEKLQIFRLFNIEVENSVIKKFMNETYHIENEFICQLDPSKFDTVPEYVVQECDKMLENI